The region AATTAAAGGTGAAATCATACATCCTGTACCTGTTATTGAAGTTAACATAGAAGAGCCACCTTCAATTTTAGCTATGTATTTATCATTGCAGATAGTATCAATTTTACCTGTAATCGCTACTGTGGTATTATACTTTCTTGAAACTTCTACACCTATATCACTTATATCTTCTGAATCCAATTCTTCTGAATCAACACCTTTGGAATTAGTTTTTAATCCTAGAAGTGCTTTAATCTCAGATGCATTACCTTTAACTACATCTATTCTATAATTCTTTAATATATCAAATACAATTTTATTCCTATAACTTGTGGCAGCCACGCCTACAGGATCTAGTATTACAGGTATATGTTTTTGATTAGCAACCTGCAATGCTCTTTTAATGGATTCTAATTTATCAGTCGTTACCGTACCAATATTAATGACTAAACAGCTACTTACTGCTGTTATTTCATCAATTTCTTCAATAGACTCTGCCATAATAGGACTCCCACCAAAAGCAAGAGTCATATTTGCTACATCATTTGATGTAACATAATTAGTTATATAATGTATTAATGGTTTCGTTGAGCTATTATATATTTTAGTAAAGTCAAATTTGTCTATACAATTATCCATAACTACTACCTTTCTATAAAATGATTGACAGGTCCACTTCCAGAACCAATTGAAAAGCCACCTGCAATTGCTTTTGTAATATAATCTTTTGCTGATTTTACTGCACTTATGGTGTCAAAACCTTTACTATAGTTAGCGGCTATAGCAGAAGATAATGCACAACCTGTTCCATGTGTATTAGGATTATCTATTCTCTTATGGTCAAAATATGTAAATTCATTTCCGTCATATAATACATCACACGCTGTATCTTTTAGATGTCCTCCCTTTACTAATATATTACTTGGACCAAGTTCATATAATTTTCTACATGCCTTCTCCATATCAACAGTATTATTTATAGTTGTATCTGTTAATTTTCCTGCCTCCAGTATATTTGGAGTTATAAGATTGCATAGTGGAAATAAATCTTTGACAATACTTTCTATTGCATCCCCTTTTAGTAATATCCTTCCTGTAGTTGATATCATAACGGGATCTAATACTATCTTAGGCAAATTATAATTTTTAAAGGTTTCATTTATTGCTGTGATTATTCTTTTATTGAATAACATTCCTATTTTAATACTATCAACTTTAATATCTTCAAAAATAGCTTCTAATTGCTTAGAGATTGTTATAGGTTCTAATCCTTGTATATAAGATACTTTTGTTGTGTTTTGAGCTGTTACAGCAGTTATAACACTCATACCATATACTCCATGAGCATTAAATGTTTTAAGATCACCTTGAATACCTGCCCCACCGCTGCAATCTGAACCTGCTATTGTTAACGCTGTCTTCATTACATTGATACCCTCTTTTTCATAACTATTTTTTTTAGTGATGTGAATTCAAATAATAGAACTGCTATTAGAGCTCCCATAAAAGAACTAATGATGAAAGGAATTACAAAACCAAATATTGCAGCTTGTTTACCCATTAACAAAATACCTACTGGACATGCAATAATAGCACCTATAATCCCTGTTCCAACAACTTCACCTAATGCAGCTAAATATGTATTAGCGAATCTTTTAAACATAAGAGCAGCCAATAATGCTCCAAATATACTACCTGGAAATGCTAATAATGTTCCCATGCCAAAAATATTTCTCAAGGTTGATATAATTACTGCATTCAGTACAGCATATGCCGGTCCTAATATTATCGCAGATATTACATTAATCAAATGCTGCCATGGAAAACATTTTGTAACACCAATAGGTATATGATACGGACTCAGAACAACACCTAATGCAATAAGCACACCTGCCAAAGCTAATTTACGTACTTCATATCTCATGTGTTCATTTCCTTCCTAATCTCATTTATAAGAGATAATTAAACATTTTATGGATATTGGCAAAGCAAAACTTATTAAGCAACTATATGAACATAACAAAAAGGCAATCCCGCGGATTGCCTTAACTACCATATAAATCAATATAACGATAAGCTTCCCTCCGCTGGTACGAACCAGATCAGGTTAAGGGTCAGAAAATATCGTTTTCTATCTCAGCTAGCTATACTAGCCCCCCTAGCCAATGTTTAATTTTTGTTTGAGTATATGGTAACATATTTAATTAATATAATCAATAGACTTTTTTAAATGTAATTTTTATCTACTAACAACAATTTATATTTAACCTATTTTACGCTAAACCTAATTAATTGTTATTTTCAAACAGACTGGATAAGATGTATCTATATTTTTATCTGCCTTAATCACTAATCCTTCTTCAGTTTGTTCATAGCATAATTTTGTTTCGTACCCTAAAACATCAACGTCAAGTATATCTCCTGCAAAGAATTTACTACCTTTTTGTAAAGATTTTATGATTACTTCATTATCTTCAGGCCATTTCAGAACATTAGCATATATATAAGGCGCTTTATAAGTGAATCTGATATCCTCACTTGTGAATGGAGAACGTTTTACATCATTGAAAGCACCTTCAATAATTTCTGTTGGTCCTTCCCCGAATGTACTCCAATATTCTGTATCATATATAGATTCTCCGTTAGTCTTCAACCACTTACCAATATTTCTTAATACGTTTTCGTCTTCTTCTGTTATAGTACCATCAGCTTTTGGTCCAACATTAAGTAATAGACATCCATTTTTACTGACAATATCTACAAGGTCACAAACTATGGATTCAGGTGTCTTGAAATCATTATTTTCTGTGTATCCCCATGAATTCTTTGCTATAGCTGTATCTGTTTGCCATAATCTAGGTCTTATTGAAGCCAACTGTCCTCTTTCTACATCAAAGATAGCAGTCCCTTTTGCATAAGCATCAAATTTATAATTGATAGCTACTTCTTCGCCCCACTCTATAGCTCTATTATAATAATATGCCGCAAATTTCTTAAGATAAGGTTTGAAAGCTTTATTTTGAATCCACCAATCGAACCATACAACCTTTGGCTGATATTTATCAACAATTTCACAAGTCCTAACTAACCAGTTGTCCAAATGTTCTTTTGATGGACCTTTACTAAGAATATTGTGAGTAGTCTCATGTAAATCTTCATTCTCGAATAATTTTACAGCATGACCATAAGGCTCTTGAAATTCAATATCCCTAAGTCCTGAATCAAATTCTCTAAGTCCTGACATGAACCAATAGTTTTCTGCTCTATGACTTGATGCTGTAAATACAATATCTTTTTCTTCAGCAGCTGTTTTCAATTCACCTAAAATGTCTTTCTTAGGACCCATTTTTGCTGCATTGA is a window of Vallitalea longa DNA encoding:
- the thiD gene encoding bifunctional hydroxymethylpyrimidine kinase/phosphomethylpyrimidine kinase gives rise to the protein MKTALTIAGSDCSGGAGIQGDLKTFNAHGVYGMSVITAVTAQNTTKVSYIQGLEPITISKQLEAIFEDIKVDSIKIGMLFNKRIITAINETFKNYNLPKIVLDPVMISTTGRILLKGDAIESIVKDLFPLCNLITPNILEAGKLTDTTINNTVDMEKACRKLYELGPSNILVKGGHLKDTACDVLYDGNEFTYFDHKRIDNPNTHGTGCALSSAIAANYSKGFDTISAVKSAKDYITKAIAGGFSIGSGSGPVNHFIER
- the thiW gene encoding energy coupling factor transporter S component ThiW; protein product: MRYEVRKLALAGVLIALGVVLSPYHIPIGVTKCFPWQHLINVISAIILGPAYAVLNAVIISTLRNIFGMGTLLAFPGSIFGALLAALMFKRFANTYLAALGEVVGTGIIGAIIACPVGILLMGKQAAIFGFVIPFIISSFMGALIAVLLFEFTSLKKIVMKKRVSM
- a CDS encoding alpha-L-fucosidase; the encoded protein is MKPLKDYLDSIQQVIDKGPYKDNWESLGNYKEPQWYKDAKFGIFIHWGVYSVPAFGNEWYPRNMYIKGSKEYEHHIKTYGEHKDFGYKDFIPMFKGEKFDAEKWMELFADAGAKYVMPVAEHHDGFQMYDSELSEFNAAKMGPKKDILGELKTAAEEKDIVFTASSHRAENYWFMSGLREFDSGLRDIEFQEPYGHAVKLFENEDLHETTHNILSKGPSKEHLDNWLVRTCEIVDKYQPKVVWFDWWIQNKAFKPYLKKFAAYYYNRAIEWGEEVAINYKFDAYAKGTAIFDVERGQLASIRPRLWQTDTAIAKNSWGYTENNDFKTPESIVCDLVDIVSKNGCLLLNVGPKADGTITEEDENVLRNIGKWLKTNGESIYDTEYWSTFGEGPTEIIEGAFNDVKRSPFTSEDIRFTYKAPYIYANVLKWPEDNEVIIKSLQKGSKFFAGDILDVDVLGYETKLCYEQTEEGLVIKADKNIDTSYPVCLKITIN
- the thiM gene encoding hydroxyethylthiazole kinase; protein product: MDNCIDKFDFTKIYNSSTKPLIHYITNYVTSNDVANMTLAFGGSPIMAESIEEIDEITAVSSCLVINIGTVTTDKLESIKRALQVANQKHIPVILDPVGVAATSYRNKIVFDILKNYRIDVVKGNASEIKALLGLKTNSKGVDSEELDSEDISDIGVEVSRKYNTTVAITGKIDTICNDKYIAKIEGGSSMLTSITGTGCMISPLIAVCLARTGNAFTSSIYGILVMNEAASLVEKSLKPEESVGTFKVKLFDNVYNIKNKNLIDGKKVVINEIRE